Proteins encoded by one window of Manis pentadactyla isolate mManPen7 chromosome X, mManPen7.hap1, whole genome shotgun sequence:
- the LOC130681755 gene encoding zinc finger X-linked protein ZXDB-like isoform X1, whose translation MESPRLFPARGARQGGGAGSPVSGGRDHGGPDPQAGQAPTRRLLLLRGPQDGGSGRRCQEARADSRGPSQSPSHLVQRPDHTGGGGGGDDFFLVLLDPVGGYVETTDTGQAAGPVRREAAEPGSRLQAGESGGNPAGRPARGPRCLSAVPAQTPAPAPARAPVPIPIPVPGPGPAAAFAGTITIHNENLLLRFENGVLTLATPPPPAWEPAVGPALQPGGLIAPQAAVLHTAQSGDCPELPPDLLLAESAELAPAPAPEEEEAEGPAAAESPRGLLCPGPGVVLYLCPEAQCGQTFAKKHQLKVHLLTHSSSQGQRPFKCPLSGCGWTFTTSYKLKRHLQSHDKLRPFGCPAEGCGKSFTTVYNLKAHMKGHEQENSFKCEVCEESFPTQAKLSAHQRSHFEPERPYQCAFSGCKKTFITVSALFSHNRAHFREQELFSCSFPGCSKQYDKACRLKIHLRSHTGERPFLCDFDGCGWNFTSMSKLLRHKRKHDDDRRFMCPVEGCGKSFTRAEHLKGHSITHLGTKPFVCPMEGCCARFSARSSLYIHSKKHLQDVDTWKSRCPVSTCNKLFTSKHSMKTHMAKRHNFGQDVLAQLEAANSLTPSNELTSQAQSDFSDAELVSLFSDVPGNSSAVLDTALVNSGILTIDVASVSSTLAANLPDNNNNSLGQAVDPRALMATSDLPQSLDTSLFFGTTASGFQPSASDMDDVSSLSVEPVGSLGSLAMKNSGQETQALTPSSKLTVDTDALTPSSTLCENSVSELLTPTKAEWSVHPDTDFFGQEEETQFGFSNQAGNHGTQKEADLITGTGSSFLV comes from the coding sequence ATGGAAAGCCCAAGGCTGTTCCCGGCTCGTGGGGCACGACAGGGCGGCGGCGCTGGCAGCCCCGTAAGCGGCGGCCGGGACCACGGAGGCCCTGACCCGCAGGCTGGCCAGGCCCCCACACGCCGCCTCCTGCTGCTCCGGGGACCCCAAGATGGCGGGTCCGGGCGGCGGTGCCAGGAGGCCCGCGCGGACTCACGGGGCCCGAGCCAGAGCCCGAGCCATTTGGTGCAAAGGCCCGATCatactggcggcggcggcggcggcgacgacTTCTTCCTGGTACTGTTGGACCCGGTGGGTGGCTACGTGGAGACCACGGACACTGGCCAGGCCGCGGGGCCTGTACGCAGGGAGGCGGCCGAGCCGGGCTCACGGCTCCAGGCGGGCGAGAGTGGCGGGAACCCCGCGGGCCGCCCTGCTCGGGGCCCCCGCTGCCTTTCCGCGGTGCCTGCCCAAACCCCGGCTCCAGCCCCGGCCCGAGCCCCGGTCCCTATCCCGATTCCCGTCCCAGGCCCGGGCCCCGCTGCGGCCTTCGCGGGCACCATCACCATCCACAACGAAAACCTGCTCTTGCGCTTTGAGAACGGCGTCCTCACCCTGGCCACGCCCCCGCCGCCAGCCTGGGAGCCTGCGGTCGGGCCTGCCCTGCAGCCTGGGGGTCTGATCGCCCCGCAAGCAGCGGTCCTGCACACCGCGCAGTCTGGCGACTGCCCCGAGCTGCCGCCCGACCTCCTGCTGGCCGAGTCGGCCGAACTCGCACCGGCCCCGGcaccggaggaggaggaggctgagggCCCGGCCGCCGCCGAGAGCCCCCGTGGGCTGCTGTGCCCGGGCCCAGGCGTGGTGCTGTACCTGTGTCCTGAGGCGCAGTGCGGACAAACCTTCGCCAAGAAGCACCAGCTGAAGGTGCACCTGCTGACACACAGCAGCAGCCAAGGCCAGCGGCCCTTCAAGTGCCCCCTGAGCGGCTGCGGCTGGACTTTCACCACCTCGTACAAGCTCAAGAGGCACCTGCAGTCGCACGACAAACTGCGGCCCTTTGGCTGCCCGGCGGAGGGCTGTGGCAAGAGCTTCACCACCGTGTATAACCTCAAGGCGCACATGAAGGGCCATGAGCAGGAGAACTCGTTCAAATGCGAGGTATGCGAGGAGAGCTTCCCCACGCAGGCCAAACTCAGCGCCCACCAGCGCAGCCACTTCGAGCCTGAGAGGCCCTACCAATGCGCGTTTTCTGGCTGCAAGAAGACGTTTATCACAGTGAGCGCCCTGTTTTCCCATAACCGCGCCCACTTCAGGGAACAGGAACTTTTTTCCTGCTCATTTCCTGGCTGCAGCAAGCAGTACGACAAGGCCTGTAGGCTGAAAATTCACCTGCGGAGCCACACTGGTGAGAGACCTTTCCTTTGTGACTTCGACGGCTGTGGCTGGAACTTCACCAGCATGTCCAAACTCTTAAGGCACAAAAGGAAGCACGACGATGACCGGAGGTTCATGTGCCCTGTGGAAGGCTGTGGGAAATCTTTCACAAGGGCTGAACATCTGAAAGGCCACAGCATAACTCACCTGGGCACGAAACCTTTTGTGTGTCCCATGGAAGGCTGCTGCGCCAGGTTCTCCGCTCGCAGTAGCCTCTACATTCACTCCAAGAAACACTTGCAGGATGTGGACACTTGGAAAAGCCGTTGCCCAGTCTCCACTTGTAATAAACTCTTCACATCCAAGCACAGCATGAAGACCCACATGGCCAAAAGACACAACTTCGGCCAGGATGTCCTAGCTCAGCTAGAAGCTGCAAATTCTCTTACACCCAGCAATGAACTCACCAGCCAGGCACAGAGTGATTTCAGTGATGCAGAGCTAGTGTCTCTCTTCTCTGATGTGCCTGGCAATAGTTCTGCGGTGCTGGATACAGCACTGGTGAACTCTGGAATCTTGACTATTGATGTGGCTTCTGTGAGTTCAACTCTGGCAGCGAATCTCcctgataacaataataattccttGGGGCAGGCTGTGGATCCTCGGGCCCTGATGGCCACCAGTGACCTTCCTCAAAGCCTGGATACCTCTCTCTTTTTTGGAACGACAGCCTCTGGTTTTCAGCCGAGCGCCTCAGATATGGATGATGTCTCAAGTCTAAGTGTGGAGCCAGTGGGATCCCTGGGCTCCTTGGCTATGAAAAACTCTGGTCAAGAGACCCAAGCTTTGACCCCCAGCAGTAAGCTAACAGTGGACACAGATGCTCTGACTCCTTCGAGCACACTTTGTGAAAACAGTGTCTCAGAACTACTGACGCCAACCAAAGCAGAATGGAGTGTACATCCTGATACTGACTTCTTTGGACAGGAGGAAGAAACCCAGTTTGGATTCTCCAATCAAGCAGGAAACCATGGTACTCAGAAAGAAGCAGATCTTATCACAGGGACTGGCAGCTCATTTTTGGTATGA
- the LOC130681755 gene encoding zinc finger X-linked protein ZXDB-like isoform X2: MESPRLFPARGARQGGGAGSPVSGGRDHGGPDPQAGQAPTRRLLLLRGPQDGGSGRRCQEARADSRGPSQSPSHLVQRPDHTGGGGGGDDFFLVLLDPVGGYVETTDTGQAAGPVRREAAEPGSRLQAGESGGNPAGRPARGPRCLSAVPAQTPAPAPARAPVPIPIPVPGPGPAAAFAGTITIHNENLLLRFENGVLTLATPPPPAWEPAVGPALQPGGLIAPQAAVLHTAQSGDCPELPPDLLLAESAELAPAPAPEEEEAEGPAAAESPRGLLCPGPGVVLYLCPEAQCGQTFAKKHQLKVHLLTHSSSQGQRPFKCPLSGCGWTFTTSYKLKRHLQSHDKLRPFGCPAEGCGKSFTTVYNLKAHMKGHEQENSFKCEVCEESFPTQAKLSAHQRSHFEPERPYQCAFSGCKKTFITVSALFSHNRAHFREQELFSCSFPGCSKQYDKACRLKIHLRSHTGERPFLCDFDGCGWNFTSMSKLLRHKRKHDDDRRFMCPVEGCGKSFTRAEHLKGHSITHLGTKPFVCPMEGCCARFSARSSLYIHSKKHLQDVDTWKSRCPVSTCNKLFTSKHSMKTHMAKRHNFGQDVLAQLEAANSLTPSNELTSQAQSDFSDAELVSLFSDVPGNSSAVLDTALVNSGILTIDVASVSSTLAANLPDNNNNSLGQAVDPRALMATSDLPQSLDTSLFFGTTASGFQPSASDMDDVSSLSVEPVGSLGSLAMKNSGQETQALTPSSKLTVDTDALTPSSTLCENSVSELLTPTKAEWSVHPDTDFFGQEEETQFGFSNQAGNHGTQKEADLITGTGSSFLI; the protein is encoded by the exons ATGGAAAGCCCAAGGCTGTTCCCGGCTCGTGGGGCACGACAGGGCGGCGGCGCTGGCAGCCCCGTAAGCGGCGGCCGGGACCACGGAGGCCCTGACCCGCAGGCTGGCCAGGCCCCCACACGCCGCCTCCTGCTGCTCCGGGGACCCCAAGATGGCGGGTCCGGGCGGCGGTGCCAGGAGGCCCGCGCGGACTCACGGGGCCCGAGCCAGAGCCCGAGCCATTTGGTGCAAAGGCCCGATCatactggcggcggcggcggcggcgacgacTTCTTCCTGGTACTGTTGGACCCGGTGGGTGGCTACGTGGAGACCACGGACACTGGCCAGGCCGCGGGGCCTGTACGCAGGGAGGCGGCCGAGCCGGGCTCACGGCTCCAGGCGGGCGAGAGTGGCGGGAACCCCGCGGGCCGCCCTGCTCGGGGCCCCCGCTGCCTTTCCGCGGTGCCTGCCCAAACCCCGGCTCCAGCCCCGGCCCGAGCCCCGGTCCCTATCCCGATTCCCGTCCCAGGCCCGGGCCCCGCTGCGGCCTTCGCGGGCACCATCACCATCCACAACGAAAACCTGCTCTTGCGCTTTGAGAACGGCGTCCTCACCCTGGCCACGCCCCCGCCGCCAGCCTGGGAGCCTGCGGTCGGGCCTGCCCTGCAGCCTGGGGGTCTGATCGCCCCGCAAGCAGCGGTCCTGCACACCGCGCAGTCTGGCGACTGCCCCGAGCTGCCGCCCGACCTCCTGCTGGCCGAGTCGGCCGAACTCGCACCGGCCCCGGcaccggaggaggaggaggctgagggCCCGGCCGCCGCCGAGAGCCCCCGTGGGCTGCTGTGCCCGGGCCCAGGCGTGGTGCTGTACCTGTGTCCTGAGGCGCAGTGCGGACAAACCTTCGCCAAGAAGCACCAGCTGAAGGTGCACCTGCTGACACACAGCAGCAGCCAAGGCCAGCGGCCCTTCAAGTGCCCCCTGAGCGGCTGCGGCTGGACTTTCACCACCTCGTACAAGCTCAAGAGGCACCTGCAGTCGCACGACAAACTGCGGCCCTTTGGCTGCCCGGCGGAGGGCTGTGGCAAGAGCTTCACCACCGTGTATAACCTCAAGGCGCACATGAAGGGCCATGAGCAGGAGAACTCGTTCAAATGCGAGGTATGCGAGGAGAGCTTCCCCACGCAGGCCAAACTCAGCGCCCACCAGCGCAGCCACTTCGAGCCTGAGAGGCCCTACCAATGCGCGTTTTCTGGCTGCAAGAAGACGTTTATCACAGTGAGCGCCCTGTTTTCCCATAACCGCGCCCACTTCAGGGAACAGGAACTTTTTTCCTGCTCATTTCCTGGCTGCAGCAAGCAGTACGACAAGGCCTGTAGGCTGAAAATTCACCTGCGGAGCCACACTGGTGAGAGACCTTTCCTTTGTGACTTCGACGGCTGTGGCTGGAACTTCACCAGCATGTCCAAACTCTTAAGGCACAAAAGGAAGCACGACGATGACCGGAGGTTCATGTGCCCTGTGGAAGGCTGTGGGAAATCTTTCACAAGGGCTGAACATCTGAAAGGCCACAGCATAACTCACCTGGGCACGAAACCTTTTGTGTGTCCCATGGAAGGCTGCTGCGCCAGGTTCTCCGCTCGCAGTAGCCTCTACATTCACTCCAAGAAACACTTGCAGGATGTGGACACTTGGAAAAGCCGTTGCCCAGTCTCCACTTGTAATAAACTCTTCACATCCAAGCACAGCATGAAGACCCACATGGCCAAAAGACACAACTTCGGCCAGGATGTCCTAGCTCAGCTAGAAGCTGCAAATTCTCTTACACCCAGCAATGAACTCACCAGCCAGGCACAGAGTGATTTCAGTGATGCAGAGCTAGTGTCTCTCTTCTCTGATGTGCCTGGCAATAGTTCTGCGGTGCTGGATACAGCACTGGTGAACTCTGGAATCTTGACTATTGATGTGGCTTCTGTGAGTTCAACTCTGGCAGCGAATCTCcctgataacaataataattccttGGGGCAGGCTGTGGATCCTCGGGCCCTGATGGCCACCAGTGACCTTCCTCAAAGCCTGGATACCTCTCTCTTTTTTGGAACGACAGCCTCTGGTTTTCAGCCGAGCGCCTCAGATATGGATGATGTCTCAAGTCTAAGTGTGGAGCCAGTGGGATCCCTGGGCTCCTTGGCTATGAAAAACTCTGGTCAAGAGACCCAAGCTTTGACCCCCAGCAGTAAGCTAACAGTGGACACAGATGCTCTGACTCCTTCGAGCACACTTTGTGAAAACAGTGTCTCAGAACTACTGACGCCAACCAAAGCAGAATGGAGTGTACATCCTGATACTGACTTCTTTGGACAGGAGGAAGAAACCCAGTTTGGATTCTCCAATCAAGCAGGAAACCATGGTACTCAGAAAGAAGCAGATCTTATCACAGGGACTGGCAGCTCATTTTTG ATTTGA